The Pseudomonas sp. HOU2 DNA window GATTTTGCTGTTAATGAGAATGGCGCGGCACTTCGGCCCCTCGGCAACCCACCAGGAAGTCGAAATCACAACCTTGATCCGCCTGCAGCACATGGTCGATGTACAGCTGACGATAGCCACCCACCAACAATTGCTGCGGTGGCTGCAGATCCGCCATGCGCGCCGCCAGTTCGGCATCCGGAATGTCCAGATGCAAACGCCCGCTGGCGCAGTCCAGCTCGATCCAGTCGCCTTCCTGCACCACCGCCAACGGCCCGCCGGCCGCCGCTTCCGGGGCGACGTGCAAAACCACCGTGCCGTACGCGGTGCCACTCATCCGCGCGTCGGAGATACGCACCATATCCGTCACGCCCTGCGCTAGCAGCTTGGCCGGCAAACCCATGTTGCCGACCTCGGCCATGCCCGGATAACCCTTCGGCCCGCAGTTCTTCATCACCAGAATCGAGTCTTTATCGACATCCAGTTCCGGATCATTGATTCGCGCCTTGTACATGTCGAAGTTCTCGAACACCACCGCGCGACCGCGATGCTGCATCAGCTCAGGCGTGGCGGCGGACGGCTTGAGCACCGCACCGAGCGGCGCCAGGTTGCCGCGCAGCACGCAGATACCGCCGTCAGCGCGGATCGGATTGTCGAGGGTGCGGATCACTTCGTCCTCGCCATAGATCGGCGCATCCTTGGTGTTCTCGCCCAGCGATTTACCGTTGACGGTCAGGGCATTCGGATTGGGGATCAGATTGGCCTCACCGAGACGCCGCAGTACTGCCGGCAAGCCACCGGCGTAGTAAAACTCTTCCATCAGAAAACGCCCGGACGGTTGCAGGTCGACGATGGTCGGCATGCCACGCCCGATGCGGGTCCAGTCGTCCAGATCCAGCTCGACGCCGATGCGCCCGGCGATGGCTTTCAAGTGGATCACCGCGTTGGTCGAACCGCCGATGGCGGCGTTTACACGGATAGCGTTTTCAAACGCTTCCTTGGTCAGAATCTTCGACAGGCGCAAGTCTTCGCGCACCATCTCCACCGCGCGCATGCCGGACATGTGCGCCAACACATAACGCCGTGCATCCACCGCCGGAATCGCCGCGTTGTGCGGCAGGGACGTGCCGAGCGCTTCGGCCATGCAGGCCATGGTCGACGCGGTGCCCATGGTGTTGCAGGTGCCCGCCGAGCGCGACATGCCGCCCTCGGCTGCAAGGAAATCGTCGATGGTGATGGTGCCGGCCTTGACCTGTTCGCTGAGCTGCCAGACCACCGTGCCGGAGCCGATGTCCTTGCCCTTGTGTTTGCCGTTGAGCATCGGCCCGCCGGTGACGACGATCGCCGGCACGTCGCAACTGGCCGCGCCCATCAGTAGCGCCGGGGTGGTTTTGTCGCAGCCGGTCAGCAGCACCACGCCGTCAATCGGGTTGCCGCGAATCGCTTCTTCGACGTCCATGCTCGCCAGGTTGCGGGTGAGCATGGCGGTCGGGCGCAGGTTCGACTCGCCATTGGAGAACACCGGGAATTCCACCGGAAAGCCACCGGCCTCGATCACCCCGCGTTTGACGTGCTCCGCAATCTGGCGGAAATGCGCGTTGCACGGGGTCAATTCCGACCAGGTGTTGCAGATGCCGATGATCGGCTTGCCATGAAACTGGTGGTCGGCGATGCCCTGATTCTTCATCCAGCTGCGGTACATGAAGCCGTTCTTGTCGGCAGTGCCAAACCATTGGGCCGAGCGCAGGGTGGGTTTCTTCTCAGACATGATCGATTCTCTTATTGTAAGACTATTGTTTGCGAGTCACGGCTAAACATAAGCGCAAAATCGTCGCTTTGGAAGTGTTGTTGGGTAATTAGTATTACTATATAGTCGTTTTCGACGGAGGGATTGGCCCTGGCGGTTTTCCGCGAGAGGCGTCCCCCGAGGTTCTATAAAAACAACAATCGGAGACCGATCCCATGAGCCAGGAACTGCGGCTTGTTCGCCGCATCACGCTGAAACTGATCCCCTTCCTGATCCTGCTGTACCTGATCGCCTATGTGGATCGCTCCGCCGTCGGCTTCGCCAAGCTGCACATGGGCGCCGACATCGGTATCGGCGACGCGGCCTACGGTTTCGGTGCCGGACTGTTTTTCATCGGCTACTTTCTTCTCGAAATCCCCAGCAACCTGATGCTCGAGCGCTTCGGTGCGCGGCGCTGGTTCGCGCGGATCATGATCACCTGGGGCGCGATCACCATCGGCATGGCGTTCGTCCAGGGCCCGCACAGTTTCTACGTGATGCGCTTTCTGCTCGGCGCGGCGGAGGCGGGGTTCTTCCCCGGCGTTCTGTACTACATCACCCAATGGTTCCCGGTGCGCCATCGCGGCAAGATCCTCGGCCTGTTCATCCTCTCCCAACCGATCGCGATGATGATCACCGGCCCGGTGTCCGGCGGCTTGCTGGGCATGGACGGCATCCTCGGTCTGCACGGCTGGCAGTGGCTGTTCATCGTCATCGGGACCCCGGCGATCCTGCTGACCTGGCCGGTCCTGCGCTGGCTGCCCGATGGCCCGCAAAACGTGAAGTGGATGGATCAGGCCGAGAAAGACTGGCTGACCGGCGAACTGAAAAAGGATCTTCAGGAATACGGCCAGACCCGTCACGGCAACCCGCTGCATGCACTCAGGGACAAACGCGTGTTGCTGCTGGCGCTGTTCTACCTGCCGGTGACCCTGAGCATTTATGGCCTCGGCCTGTGGCTGCCGACGCTGATCAAACAGTTCGGCGGCAGCGATCTGGTGACCGGTTTCGTCTCGGCGGTGCCGTACATCTTTGGCATCGTCGGCCTGCTGATCGTGCCGCGCAGTTCCGACCGCATGAATGATCGCTACGGCCATCTGGCGGTGCTTTATGTGCTGGGCGCGCTGGGCCTGTTTTTCAGCGCGTGGCTGACCTTGCCGGTGGCGCAATTGGCGGCGCTGTGCCTGGTTGCGTTCGCGCTGTTTTCCTGCACCGCGGTGTTCTGGACCTTGCCGGGGCGGTTCTTCGCTGGGGCGAGTGCGGCGGCTGGGATTGCGCTGATCAACTCGGTGGGCAACCTCGGCGGGTATATCGGGCCGTTCGTGATCGGGGCGTTGAAGGAATACACCGGGAATCTTGGCTCCGGCCTGTACTTCCTCTCGGGGGTGATGGTGTTCGGTTTGATCCTGACGGGCATCGTCTACCGCGTGCTGGAACGCAAGCACGTGCTGCCGGTTGAGCAGTTCGCCGCCAGTGCACGCGGTGCCACAAGAACCTGATATCAAACGAACCATCACCGCAAACCCTGTGGGAGCTGGCTTGCCAGCGATGACGGCGGTACATCCAACATAGCGGTATCAGACAGATTGCCATCGCTGGCAAGCCAGCTCCCACAGGGTTTTGCAGTGTTTCGAAGTTTTGTTTACAGGAGAAATTTATGCATCTGGTTCAATTCGAATTGATCAACGGCGAGCGCCGCGTCGGCGTGGTCGACAACGGCCTGATCCGCGAAGTGCAGGACGCCCGCAGCGTACGCGATCTCGCGCTGGCCGCCATCGAAGCCCGCAGCACTCTGGAGCAGCAAGTACAAACCCACGGCCTCGGCATCAGTCATGACTATGCGCAGTTGCTCAAAGACCGGCGCATCCTGCCGCCGCTGGACCACCCGGACCCGGCGCACCTGCTGGTCAGCGGCACCGGCCTGACGCACCTGGGCAGCGCCTCGGCGCGGGACAAGATGCACCAGCAGGCCGGCGACGAAGCGCAAATGACCGACACCATGCGCATCTTCAAATGGGGCGTGGAGGGTGGCAAACCGGCGGCAGGGCAGGCCGGCGTGCAGCCGGAATGGTTCTACAAGGGCGACGGCAGCATCGTCGTGCGTCCGGGTGAGGCCTTTCCGCTGCCGCCGTTCGCCGAGGATGCCGGTGAGGAACCGGAGATGGCCGGGCTCTACGTCATCGGCCACGACGGCAAACCGTATCGCCTCGGTTTCGCGGTGGGCAATGAGTTCTCCGACCACGTCATGGAACGCAAGAACTACCTGTACCTGGCCCACTCGAAACTGCGCAGTTGCAGCTACGGCCCGGAACTGCGCACCGGTGAATTGCCTCAACATCTGGCCGGCACCAGCCGCATCCTGCGCAACGGCGAAGTGCTTTGGCAGAACGAATTCCTCAGCGGCGAGGCCAACATGTGCCACAGCCTCGCCAACCTTGAATACCACCATTTCAAATACCGCCAGTTCCTGCGTCCCGGCGACGTGCACATCCACTTTTTCGGCACCGCGACCCTGTCGTTCGCCGATGGCATCCGCACCCAACCGGGCGACCGGTTTGAAATCAGCCAGGCCGAATTCGGCGCACCGCTGGTCAACGGCATCGCCCCGGCAGCAGCGGCTTTTCAACCGGACAGCATCGGCACCCTTTAAGGAGCTCCCATGACTCAGATTCTCGGCCACAACTACATCGGCGGACAGCGCAGCGCAGCAGGCAACGTCAAACTGCAAAGCGTCGACGCGACTACTGGCGAACAGCTGCCGTACGATTTCATTCAGGCGACTGAAGCCGAAGTCGATGCCGCCGCCAAAGCCGCCGCCGCAGCGTACCCGGCCTATCGCAGCCTCAGCGCCGAACGCCGTGCACAGTTTCTCGAGGCGATTGCCGATGAACTGGATGCCTTGGGTGATGAGTTCGTTGCGCTGGTCTGCCGCGAAACCGCGCTGCCGGCAGGGCGAATTCAGGGTGAGCGCGGGCGCACCAGCGGGCAGATGCGCCTGTTCGCCAAAGTTCTGCGGCGCGGTGATTTCTACGGCGCGCGAATCGATTTGCCGTTACCGGATCGCCAGCCGTTGCCGCGTCCGGATCTGCGCCAGTACCGCATCGGCCTCGGCCCGGTGGCGGTGTTCGGTGCGAGCAACTTTCCGCTGGCGTTCTCCACGGCCGGTGGCGATACCGCAGCCGCGCTGGCCGCCGGTTGCCCGGTGGTGTTCAAGGCTCATTCGGGCCACATGGCAACCGCTGAACTTGTCGCCGATGCACTGATTCGCGCCGCCGAAAAAACCGCGATGCCGGCCGGTGTGTTCAACATGATCTACGGCGGTGGCGTTGGCGAATGGCTGGTCAAGCATCCGGCGATTCAGGCAGTGGGTTTTACCGGTTCGCTCAAGGGCGGGCGCGCACTGTGCGACATGGCCGCGGCGCGGCCGCAACCGATCCCGGTGTTTGCCGAAATGTCGAGTATCAACCCGGTGATCGTTCTGCCTCAAGCCCTGGCTGAACGCTCGGAAAGCATCGCCCGCGACCTGACCGCCTCGGTGGTGCAGGGCTGCGGCCAGTTCTGCACCAATCCGGGATTGGTCATTGGTATTCGTTCGCCGCAGTTCAGCGCCTTCGTCCAGCAAGTCGCCGGGCTGATTGGCGACCAACCGGCGCAGACCATGCTCAACGCCGGCACCCTCGGCAGCTATGGCAAAGGCCTGCAGAAGCTCTTGACGCATTCCGGGATCGAGCACTTGGCGGGCCAGCCGCAGCAGGGTAATCAGGCGCAGCCGCAATTGTTCAAGGCTGACGTCAGTCTGTTGATCGGCGGTGACGAGGTGCTGCAGGAGGAGGTGTTCGGCCCGACCACGGTGATCGTCGAAGTGGCCGACAAGGCGCAACTGAGCGCGGCATTGCACGGCCTGCACGGG harbors:
- a CDS encoding IlvD/Edd family dehydratase codes for the protein MSEKKPTLRSAQWFGTADKNGFMYRSWMKNQGIADHQFHGKPIIGICNTWSELTPCNAHFRQIAEHVKRGVIEAGGFPVEFPVFSNGESNLRPTAMLTRNLASMDVEEAIRGNPIDGVVLLTGCDKTTPALLMGAASCDVPAIVVTGGPMLNGKHKGKDIGSGTVVWQLSEQVKAGTITIDDFLAAEGGMSRSAGTCNTMGTASTMACMAEALGTSLPHNAAIPAVDARRYVLAHMSGMRAVEMVREDLRLSKILTKEAFENAIRVNAAIGGSTNAVIHLKAIAGRIGVELDLDDWTRIGRGMPTIVDLQPSGRFLMEEFYYAGGLPAVLRRLGEANLIPNPNALTVNGKSLGENTKDAPIYGEDEVIRTLDNPIRADGGICVLRGNLAPLGAVLKPSAATPELMQHRGRAVVFENFDMYKARINDPELDVDKDSILVMKNCGPKGYPGMAEVGNMGLPAKLLAQGVTDMVRISDARMSGTAYGTVVLHVAPEAAAGGPLAVVQEGDWIELDCASGRLHLDIPDAELAARMADLQPPQQLLVGGYRQLYIDHVLQADQGCDFDFLVGCRGAEVPRHSH
- a CDS encoding MFS transporter, which encodes MSQELRLVRRITLKLIPFLILLYLIAYVDRSAVGFAKLHMGADIGIGDAAYGFGAGLFFIGYFLLEIPSNLMLERFGARRWFARIMITWGAITIGMAFVQGPHSFYVMRFLLGAAEAGFFPGVLYYITQWFPVRHRGKILGLFILSQPIAMMITGPVSGGLLGMDGILGLHGWQWLFIVIGTPAILLTWPVLRWLPDGPQNVKWMDQAEKDWLTGELKKDLQEYGQTRHGNPLHALRDKRVLLLALFYLPVTLSIYGLGLWLPTLIKQFGGSDLVTGFVSAVPYIFGIVGLLIVPRSSDRMNDRYGHLAVLYVLGALGLFFSAWLTLPVAQLAALCLVAFALFSCTAVFWTLPGRFFAGASAAAGIALINSVGNLGGYIGPFVIGALKEYTGNLGSGLYFLSGVMVFGLILTGIVYRVLERKHVLPVEQFAASARGATRT
- a CDS encoding aldehyde dehydrogenase (NADP(+)), translated to MTQILGHNYIGGQRSAAGNVKLQSVDATTGEQLPYDFIQATEAEVDAAAKAAAAAYPAYRSLSAERRAQFLEAIADELDALGDEFVALVCRETALPAGRIQGERGRTSGQMRLFAKVLRRGDFYGARIDLPLPDRQPLPRPDLRQYRIGLGPVAVFGASNFPLAFSTAGGDTAAALAAGCPVVFKAHSGHMATAELVADALIRAAEKTAMPAGVFNMIYGGGVGEWLVKHPAIQAVGFTGSLKGGRALCDMAAARPQPIPVFAEMSSINPVIVLPQALAERSESIARDLTASVVQGCGQFCTNPGLVIGIRSPQFSAFVQQVAGLIGDQPAQTMLNAGTLGSYGKGLQKLLTHSGIEHLAGQPQQGNQAQPQLFKADVSLLIGGDEVLQEEVFGPTTVIVEVADKAQLSAALHGLHGQLTATIIGELADFERFPELTPLLEQKVGRILLNGYPTGVEVCDAMVHGGPYPATSDARGTSVGTLAIDRFLRPVCFQNYPDSLLPEPLKNANPLRIQRLVDGKPSRDAL
- the araD1 gene encoding AraD1 family protein; translated protein: MHLVQFELINGERRVGVVDNGLIREVQDARSVRDLALAAIEARSTLEQQVQTHGLGISHDYAQLLKDRRILPPLDHPDPAHLLVSGTGLTHLGSASARDKMHQQAGDEAQMTDTMRIFKWGVEGGKPAAGQAGVQPEWFYKGDGSIVVRPGEAFPLPPFAEDAGEEPEMAGLYVIGHDGKPYRLGFAVGNEFSDHVMERKNYLYLAHSKLRSCSYGPELRTGELPQHLAGTSRILRNGEVLWQNEFLSGEANMCHSLANLEYHHFKYRQFLRPGDVHIHFFGTATLSFADGIRTQPGDRFEISQAEFGAPLVNGIAPAAAAFQPDSIGTL